A window of the Cygnus atratus isolate AKBS03 ecotype Queensland, Australia chromosome 4, CAtr_DNAZoo_HiC_assembly, whole genome shotgun sequence genome harbors these coding sequences:
- the CHIC2 gene encoding cysteine-rich hydrophobic domain-containing protein 2 — translation MADFDEIYEEEEDEERALEEQLLKYSPDPVVVRGSGHVTVFGLSNKFEAEFPSSLTGKVAPEEFKASISRVNSCLKKNLPVNVRWLLCGCLCCCCTLGCSMWPVICLSKRTRRSIEKLLEWENNRLYHKLCLHWRLSKRKCETNNMMEYVILIEFLPKTPIFRPD, via the exons ATGGCGGACTTCGACGAGATCtacgaggaggaggaggacgaggagcgggcgctggaggagcagctcctcAAGTACTCGCCCGACCCGGTGGTGGTGCGCGGCTCCGGGCATGTCACCGT gtttGGACTAAGCAACAAATTTGAAGCGGAATTTCCTTCATCTTTAACTGGAAAG gTTGCACCCGAAGAATTTAAAGCCAGCATCAGTAGAGTTAACAGTTGTCTTAAGAAGAATCTTCCAGTTAATGTACGATGGCTACTTTGTGGatgcctttgctgctgctgcactttAGGTTGTAGTATGTGGCCAGTTATCTGCCTCAGTAAAAGA ACACGAAGATCGATTGAGAAGTTATTAGAATGGGAAAACAATAGGTTATACCACAAG CTGTGCTTGCATTGGAGACTaagcaaaaggaaatgtgaaacGAATAACATGATGGAATAT